In one Streptomyces sp. NBC_00597 genomic region, the following are encoded:
- a CDS encoding MBL fold metallo-hydrolase: protein MTGSRPLRPRLRALRPEAFGADPSGARLERILRSPNFADGVFQNPVGARTRPSGSMLEFAKIYFHKEQRIRRNPGAPIPVYPTTLAELTKPPVSGLRLTWMGHSGVLAEIDGRRVLFDPVWGERCSPFPFAGPKRLHPVPVPLASLGPVDAVVISHDHYDHLDLPTIKQLAGTDTVFAVPLGVGAHLERWGVPPDRLRELDWNEGTKIAGLSLTATPARHFCGRGLRNTQNTLWASWVVAGDEHRIFHSGDTGYFPGFGEIGAEHGPFDATMIQVGAYSEYWPDIHMTPEEGMRAHLDLQGGIPHGTMLPIHWGTFNLAPHPWDEPGEGTVAAAEATGAAIALPIPGQPFEPGAADAPSEPWWRPFVASAPPAPATGTLPVAASRPPAVAHEEPEAVGS from the coding sequence TTGACCGGCTCCCGTCCCCTGCGTCCACGGTTGCGCGCCCTGCGGCCCGAAGCCTTTGGCGCGGACCCCTCCGGCGCGCGCCTGGAGCGGATCCTCCGCTCGCCGAACTTCGCCGACGGCGTGTTCCAGAACCCCGTCGGGGCCCGGACCAGGCCCTCCGGCTCCATGCTGGAGTTCGCCAAGATCTACTTCCACAAGGAGCAGCGGATCAGGCGCAACCCGGGCGCTCCGATCCCGGTCTACCCGACGACGCTCGCCGAGCTGACGAAGCCACCGGTCAGCGGGCTGCGCCTGACCTGGATGGGGCACTCCGGCGTACTCGCGGAGATCGACGGGCGGCGGGTGCTGTTCGACCCCGTGTGGGGTGAGCGCTGCTCGCCCTTCCCGTTCGCCGGACCCAAGCGGCTGCATCCCGTCCCCGTACCGCTGGCCTCGCTGGGGCCGGTCGACGCCGTGGTGATCTCGCACGACCACTACGACCACCTCGACCTGCCGACCATCAAGCAGCTGGCCGGCACGGACACGGTCTTCGCGGTACCGCTCGGCGTCGGCGCCCACCTGGAGCGCTGGGGCGTCCCGCCGGACCGATTGCGCGAGCTCGATTGGAACGAGGGCACCAAGATCGCGGGGCTCTCGCTGACGGCGACCCCGGCGCGGCACTTCTGCGGGCGCGGCCTGCGCAACACGCAGAACACCCTGTGGGCCTCGTGGGTCGTCGCGGGCGACGAGCACCGGATCTTCCACAGCGGTGACACCGGCTACTTCCCCGGCTTCGGGGAGATCGGCGCCGAGCACGGCCCCTTCGACGCCACGATGATCCAGGTCGGCGCGTACTCGGAGTACTGGCCCGACATCCACATGACCCCGGAGGAGGGCATGCGCGCCCACCTCGACCTCCAGGGCGGCATCCCGCACGGCACGATGCTGCCGATCCACTGGGGCACCTTCAACCTGGCCCCGCACCCGTGGGACGAGCCCGGCGAAGGCACCGTGGCCGCCGCCGAGGCCACCGGGGCGGCGATCGCGCTGCCGATCCCGGGCCAGCCGTTCGAGCCGGGCGCCGCCGACGCTCCCAGCGAGCCGTGGTGGCGCCCGTTCGTGGCGTCGGCCCCGCCCGCACCCGCGACCGGCACCCTCCCCGTCGCGGCCTCGCGGCCTCCGGCCGTGGCGCACGAGGAACCGGAGGCCGTCGGCTCGTAG
- a CDS encoding ATP-binding protein has translation MSGLRAARHAPSRHAVTGPGRQIHPQLVRAAMLPTLAAALSGAAAVIFTLQLGGGAGQRDARLWPVLAGCALLVVGALAAALLGAQRSAKAVRDRCEALRRSSVRGRQELRTAAERLERGEPPVRPVRGGPTAPPPGSDQARVDEFWLLSQELRGAREHAHTTLVRLAGPAAPSDSDRKVEVFVNLARRLQSLVHREISLLDELEDTVEDPDLLKELFHVDHLATRIRRHAENLAVLGGAASRRQWTRPIDLSEVLRSAVAEVEQYTRVKVVPPAGGTVRGHAVADVVHLLAELVENATVFSAPDTDVVLRAERVTAGIAVEVEDRGLGMPAAEQHRMNALLVDPDQISVRHLLADGRIGLFVVSALARRHGIAVELKSNIYGGVLAVLVLPQELLGAEAPGAADALGGSRATSWGTGEAGAGMPPLEPVRVAVPHPRPEPHARPEPQPRPEPLRRPEPEPRPGPRPEPEPAAARPPAAPTWAAQPVPRAETRPGPRAVRQAPDPREPGRAPAVETTLDLGLGLDLGLDVTPGAGPVAGRGTASAMPPALRPAPDSAVREPALPVPVHPVVSVPAARTDPDRPPLPRRRAQQHVAPQLRDVPAPRRDDAPERPVHDPGLMAAFQRGFGLAQSENQP, from the coding sequence ATGTCCGGACTCCGCGCCGCCCGCCACGCCCCGTCGAGACACGCCGTCACCGGTCCCGGCCGGCAGATACACCCCCAGCTGGTCCGCGCCGCCATGCTGCCCACCCTCGCGGCGGCACTCAGCGGAGCCGCCGCGGTGATCTTCACGCTCCAGCTCGGCGGGGGCGCGGGGCAGCGGGACGCCCGGCTGTGGCCGGTCCTGGCCGGCTGCGCGCTGCTCGTCGTCGGCGCACTGGCCGCGGCCCTGCTCGGCGCCCAGCGCTCCGCCAAGGCCGTCCGGGACCGCTGCGAAGCCCTGCGCCGCTCCAGCGTGCGCGGACGCCAGGAGCTGCGGACCGCCGCCGAGCGGCTGGAACGCGGCGAGCCGCCGGTCCGCCCGGTCCGCGGGGGTCCGACGGCGCCGCCGCCCGGCAGCGACCAGGCCCGCGTGGACGAGTTCTGGCTGCTCTCCCAGGAGCTGCGCGGCGCCCGCGAACACGCGCACACCACCCTCGTACGGCTGGCCGGACCGGCCGCGCCGTCCGACAGCGACCGCAAGGTCGAGGTCTTCGTCAACCTCGCGCGCCGGCTCCAGTCCCTCGTGCACCGCGAGATTTCGCTGCTCGACGAGCTGGAGGACACGGTCGAGGACCCCGACCTCCTCAAGGAGCTCTTCCACGTCGACCACCTCGCCACCCGGATCCGCCGCCACGCCGAGAACCTGGCCGTACTCGGCGGCGCCGCCTCCCGGCGCCAGTGGACCCGGCCCATCGATCTGAGCGAGGTACTGCGCTCCGCCGTCGCGGAGGTCGAGCAGTACACCCGGGTCAAGGTGGTGCCCCCGGCCGGCGGCACCGTTCGCGGCCACGCCGTCGCCGACGTGGTGCACCTGCTGGCCGAACTGGTCGAGAACGCCACGGTGTTCTCCGCGCCCGACACCGACGTGGTGCTGCGCGCCGAGCGGGTCACCGCGGGCATCGCCGTCGAAGTGGAGGACCGCGGGCTGGGCATGCCGGCAGCCGAGCAGCACCGGATGAACGCCCTGCTCGTCGACCCCGACCAGATCAGCGTCCGGCACCTGCTGGCGGACGGCCGGATCGGCCTGTTCGTGGTCTCGGCGCTGGCCCGCCGCCACGGGATCGCCGTCGAGCTCAAGTCCAACATCTACGGCGGCGTGCTCGCGGTCCTCGTCCTGCCCCAGGAACTGCTGGGGGCGGAGGCGCCCGGCGCCGCCGACGCGCTCGGCGGCTCCCGGGCCACCTCGTGGGGGACGGGGGAGGCCGGCGCGGGCATGCCCCCGCTGGAGCCCGTACGGGTGGCAGTACCGCACCCGCGACCGGAGCCGCACGCGCGACCGGAGCCGCAGCCGCGACCGGAACCGCTGCGACGACCGGAACCGGAGCCTCGGCCGGGGCCGCGACCCGAACCGGAGCCGGCGGCCGCACGGCCGCCGGCCGCCCCGACCTGGGCGGCGCAGCCCGTACCCCGAGCGGAGACGCGGCCGGGGCCGCGGGCCGTGCGGCAGGCGCCCGACCCCCGGGAGCCGGGACGGGCGCCGGCCGTCGAGACGACCCTGGACCTGGGCCTGGGCCTGGACCTCGGGCTGGACGTCACCCCGGGCGCGGGCCCGGTCGCGGGCCGGGGCACGGCGTCGGCGATGCCCCCGGCCCTGCGGCCGGCCCCCGATTCGGCCGTGCGGGAACCCGCCCTCCCGGTCCCCGTGCACCCGGTGGTTTCCGTACCGGCCGCCCGGACCGATCCGGACCGGCCGCCCCTGCCCCGCCGCCGGGCCCAGCAGCACGTCGCGCCGCAACTGCGGGACGTCCCCGCCCCGCGGCGGGACGACGCACCCGAGCGACCCGTGCACGATCCGGGCCTGATGGCCGCCTTCCAACGGGGCTTCGGCCTCGCCCAGTCGGAGAACCAGCCATGA
- a CDS encoding roadblock/LC7 domain-containing protein, with protein sequence MGGEAATKTSRLSDLDWLLSGLVQRVPYTRSAVLLTADGLVTCVHGLDGDSADHLAALASGLYSLGRSAGSRFGDGAQVRQVVVELDTALVFVSAAGAGTCLAVLADREADAGVLGYEMAMLVKSVRPYLAAPPRRPASDPE encoded by the coding sequence ATGGGCGGCGAAGCGGCGACGAAGACCAGTCGGCTCTCGGATCTCGACTGGCTGCTCAGCGGCCTGGTCCAGCGGGTCCCCTACACGCGCAGCGCGGTCCTCCTCACCGCCGACGGCCTCGTCACGTGCGTCCACGGCCTCGACGGCGACAGCGCCGACCACCTCGCGGCGCTGGCGTCCGGACTGTACTCGCTCGGACGCAGCGCCGGATCCCGGTTCGGGGACGGCGCGCAGGTCCGGCAGGTCGTGGTCGAGCTCGACACCGCCCTCGTGTTCGTGTCGGCCGCCGGGGCGGGCACCTGCCTGGCGGTCCTCGCCGACCGGGAGGCCGACGCGGGCGTACTCGGCTACGAGATGGCGATGCTGGTCAAGAGCGTCCGACCGTACCTGGCGGCCCCGCCGCGGCGGCCCGCCAGCGACCCGGAGTGA
- a CDS encoding DUF742 domain-containing protein — protein sequence MGTPRDTPWLDDSAGRVMRPYTASGGRTRSAVALDLLSLVTATGVRPRGPLGAEHTLALRLCAGSAAVTVAEVAGQLRLPAVVVKVLLSDLMEHGAVTAQAPRFPSGEYVASDDHNLLRAVLDGLRRRL from the coding sequence ATGGGAACACCGCGCGACACGCCCTGGCTCGACGACTCAGCGGGCCGGGTGATGCGCCCGTACACGGCCAGCGGCGGGCGGACCCGGTCGGCCGTCGCACTCGACCTCCTGTCCCTGGTGACCGCGACGGGCGTGCGCCCGCGCGGGCCCCTCGGCGCCGAGCACACCCTGGCGCTGCGCCTGTGCGCGGGCTCCGCGGCCGTCACCGTCGCGGAGGTGGCCGGGCAGCTGCGGCTGCCGGCGGTGGTCGTCAAGGTGTTGCTGTCCGACCTGATGGAACACGGGGCCGTCACGGCGCAGGCGCCGCGGTTCCCGAGCGGCGAATACGTCGCCTCCGACGACCACAACCTGCTCCGGGCGGTGCTCGATGGCCTACGCCGACGACTGTGA
- a CDS encoding ATP/GTP-binding protein → MAYADDCDTRPAAVLPATLKILVAGGFGAGKTTFVGAVSEIEPLCTEELLSGLSEGPDPLDGVEAKTATTVALDFGRITLDERHVLYLFGTPGQQRFWFLWEELCTGALGAVVLADTRRLADCFPAVDFFERRGIGFIVAVNEFDEGHRYTAGEVREAVGLGPDVPVVRCDARLTSSGTGTLAALVHHLLFTAATDKSAKSAHSAHSVKSWDGDGGTPR, encoded by the coding sequence ATGGCCTACGCCGACGACTGTGACACCCGCCCCGCCGCCGTTCTGCCCGCGACATTGAAGATCCTGGTCGCGGGCGGGTTCGGGGCGGGCAAGACGACCTTCGTGGGCGCGGTGAGCGAGATCGAGCCGCTGTGCACGGAGGAACTGCTCAGCGGACTCAGCGAGGGCCCCGACCCGCTCGACGGCGTCGAGGCGAAGACGGCCACGACCGTCGCACTCGACTTCGGCCGGATCACCCTGGACGAGCGGCACGTCCTGTACCTCTTCGGCACGCCGGGGCAGCAGCGCTTCTGGTTCCTGTGGGAGGAGCTGTGCACGGGCGCGCTCGGCGCGGTGGTGCTCGCCGACACCCGCCGGCTCGCCGACTGCTTCCCGGCCGTCGACTTCTTCGAGCGGCGCGGCATCGGCTTCATCGTCGCCGTCAACGAGTTCGACGAAGGCCACCGCTACACGGCCGGCGAGGTACGGGAGGCGGTGGGACTCGGGCCCGACGTGCCCGTCGTACGGTGCGACGCACGGCTGACCAGCTCCGGGACCGGGACCCTCGCCGCGCTCGTCCACCACCTGCTCTTCACGGCGGCAACGGACAAGTCGGCGAAGTCGGCGCACTCAGCGCATTCAGTGAAGTCTTGGGACGGGGATGGGGGGACACCGCGATGA
- a CDS encoding GAF domain-containing protein, whose translation MTYYESTGHLLLTPVDREAPARAVRLRELGLGERTDTELDAFARRIADVLAAPYAGVNFIGEERQFFAGLHHAPDAPASGYPARVLPRDHGYCPHVVVRRRGLVLEDVRDFARFAGNAVVDESGVRSYVGAPLTDRTGIVLGTVCAVDQEPRRWGMQGLARAKSLAAELLEIIHAREDGLRAG comes from the coding sequence ATGACGTACTACGAGTCGACCGGACACCTGCTGCTCACACCGGTGGACCGGGAGGCGCCCGCGCGCGCCGTCCGGCTGCGCGAACTGGGCCTGGGAGAACGGACGGACACGGAGCTCGACGCCTTCGCCCGGCGGATCGCCGACGTACTGGCCGCCCCGTACGCGGGGGTCAACTTCATCGGTGAGGAACGGCAGTTCTTCGCCGGACTGCACCACGCGCCGGACGCCCCGGCGAGCGGCTACCCGGCGCGGGTGCTGCCCCGGGACCACGGCTACTGCCCGCACGTGGTGGTGCGGCGGCGGGGGCTGGTACTGGAGGACGTACGGGACTTCGCGCGCTTCGCCGGCAATGCGGTGGTGGACGAGAGCGGGGTCCGGTCGTACGTGGGTGCGCCGCTGACCGACCGGACGGGGATCGTCCTGGGCACCGTGTGCGCGGTGGACCAGGAGCCGCGGCGGTGGGGGATGCAGGGGCTGGCCAGGGCCAAGTCCCTGGCGGCGGAGCTGCTGGAGATCATCCATGCCCGGGAGGACGGCCTGCGCGCGGGCTGA
- a CDS encoding MmcQ/YjbR family DNA-binding protein, giving the protein MAVTAEDVRTTALSLPDSTEKLAWGMPTFRVGGKMFAALGEDDASIGVKCPKEDRAELIAAEPEKFFIRDGHDDNYAWLRVRLAALEGAAELRAILIDSWLQAAPRRLAAAHPELAGP; this is encoded by the coding sequence ATGGCCGTGACCGCCGAGGACGTCCGTACGACCGCGCTGTCGCTCCCCGACAGCACCGAGAAGCTCGCCTGGGGCATGCCCACGTTCCGGGTGGGCGGGAAGATGTTCGCCGCGCTCGGCGAGGACGACGCCTCGATCGGGGTGAAGTGCCCGAAGGAGGACCGCGCGGAACTCATCGCGGCCGAGCCGGAGAAGTTCTTCATCCGGGACGGCCACGACGACAACTACGCGTGGCTCCGGGTCCGCCTGGCAGCTCTGGAGGGCGCGGCCGAGCTGCGCGCGATCCTGATCGACTCCTGGCTGCAGGCGGCCCCTCGACGCCTGGCCGCGGCCCACCCGGAACTGGCCGGGCCGTGA
- a CDS encoding transketolase yields MDTMRERFISVTSRELDDDPRLALVLAEITMDGFRPARQRHPDRVVNVGIREQLLVGVGGGLALTGLRPIVHTFASFLVERPFEQVKLDFGHQGTGGVLVSAAASYDWPAGGFTHMAPGDVALIDTLDGWTVHVPGHPDEAEALLRHAYAAGDDKVYVRLSQQSNAAPRPVDGLRTRTVREGGPGAGVVVAVGPLLDNVLAATEGLDVTVLYATTVRPFDDAALREAVGRGTTDVVLVEPYLAGTSTTAAAEALADVPHRVLGLGVGRAELRRYGTMEEHTAAHGLDPHSLRGRISDFLR; encoded by the coding sequence GTGGACACCATGCGGGAACGCTTCATCTCGGTCACGTCGCGCGAGCTCGACGATGACCCGCGGCTGGCCCTGGTGCTCGCCGAGATCACCATGGACGGGTTCCGGCCCGCACGGCAGCGCCACCCGGACCGGGTGGTCAACGTCGGCATCAGGGAGCAGCTGCTCGTCGGGGTCGGCGGCGGGCTGGCCCTCACCGGGCTGCGGCCGATCGTGCACACCTTCGCCAGCTTCCTGGTGGAGCGGCCGTTCGAGCAGGTCAAGCTGGACTTCGGGCACCAGGGCACGGGTGGGGTCCTGGTCAGTGCCGCCGCCAGCTACGACTGGCCGGCCGGCGGGTTCACGCACATGGCACCCGGCGACGTGGCCCTGATCGACACCCTCGACGGCTGGACGGTCCACGTGCCCGGGCATCCGGACGAGGCCGAGGCGCTGCTGCGCCACGCCTACGCCGCCGGGGACGACAAGGTGTACGTCCGGCTGTCGCAGCAGTCGAACGCCGCCCCGCGCCCGGTGGACGGGCTGCGCACGCGGACCGTCCGGGAGGGCGGCCCCGGCGCCGGGGTCGTCGTCGCCGTCGGACCGCTGCTGGACAACGTCCTCGCCGCGACGGAGGGACTGGACGTGACCGTGCTGTACGCCACGACCGTGCGGCCCTTCGACGACGCGGCCCTGCGCGAGGCCGTCGGTCGCGGCACGACCGACGTCGTCCTCGTCGAGCCGTACCTGGCCGGGACCTCCACCACGGCGGCGGCCGAGGCCCTCGCGGACGTCCCCCACCGGGTCCTCGGCCTCGGCGTCGGCCGCGCCGAGCTACGCCGCTACGGCACGATGGAGGAGCACACCGCCGCGCACGGCCTGGACCCGCATTCCCTCCGCGGGCGGATCAGCGACTTCCTCCGCTGA
- a CDS encoding transketolase yields MTQATADPRFRYEDLSRLMALMTGAEKHGPASTSTLDVLWVLYDRVLRVGPATAEEAGRDRFLLSKGHGPMAYYAVLAAKGFFPVDWLSGFGSYESPLGHHPDRTLIPGVEIGSGSLGHGLPLAVGSALGLRAQGLDDPAVWVLIGDAELDEGSNHEALAYAGSAGLERLHTVVIDNDSATHGWQGGIASRFEAAGWSAVTVDGRDHAALHAAFTAPHPGRPHAVVARVEKKQ; encoded by the coding sequence ATGACACAGGCAACCGCGGACCCACGGTTCCGCTACGAGGATCTGAGCCGGCTCATGGCGCTCATGACCGGCGCCGAGAAGCACGGACCCGCATCGACCTCCACCCTCGACGTGCTGTGGGTGCTCTACGACCGGGTGCTGCGGGTGGGACCGGCCACGGCCGAGGAAGCCGGGCGGGACCGGTTCCTGCTCTCCAAGGGGCACGGGCCGATGGCGTACTACGCCGTACTCGCCGCCAAGGGCTTCTTCCCGGTGGACTGGCTGAGCGGCTTCGGCTCGTACGAGTCCCCCCTCGGGCACCACCCGGACCGCACCCTGATCCCCGGAGTGGAGATCGGCAGCGGCTCCCTCGGGCACGGGCTGCCGCTCGCCGTCGGCAGTGCGCTCGGGCTGCGGGCGCAGGGGCTGGACGATCCGGCGGTGTGGGTGCTGATCGGGGACGCCGAACTCGACGAGGGCAGCAACCACGAGGCCCTGGCGTACGCCGGGTCGGCCGGGCTGGAGCGGCTGCACACGGTGGTGATCGACAACGACTCCGCGACCCACGGCTGGCAGGGCGGGATCGCCTCCCGCTTCGAGGCGGCCGGCTGGTCGGCGGTGACCGTGGACGGCCGGGACCACGCGGCGCTGCACGCCGCCTTCACCGCGCCGCATCCGGGCCGGCCGCACGCCGTCGTCGCCCGTGTCGAGAAGAAGCAGTAG